In a single window of the Gossypium hirsutum isolate 1008001.06 chromosome D02, Gossypium_hirsutum_v2.1, whole genome shotgun sequence genome:
- the LOC107907827 gene encoding uncharacterized protein codes for MAFRATGYWKSMITQLEIRSSNRLFASSTTQRMKQYTTAPGDLPPNKHWDYMPIYIVGGMVAVAIMIAAHTEKQQLRHCPNVVITKQKRASISELDSPNQATASGQKFLNKSFLRKVAHIQEPKR; via the exons ATGGCTTTTAGAGCAACG GGTTATTGGAAATCAATGATCACTCAATTGGAAATTAGGAGCTCGAACCGATTATTTGCATCATCCACAACTCAAAGGATGAAACAATATACCACTGCTCCAGGTGATCTCCCTCCCAAcaa GCATTGGGACTATATGCCGATTTACATTGTGGGGGGAATGGTTGCGGTGGCAATAATGATCGCGGCACACACAGAAAAGCAGCAGTTAAGGCATTGCCCTAATGTGGTGATCACCAAGCAGAAGAGGGCATCTATATCAGAGCTTGACAGTCCTAATCAAGCTACTGCTTCTGGCCAAAAGTTCTTGAACAAGTCTTTCCTCCGAAAAGTGGCCCACATTCAGGAACCCAAACGTTGA
- the LOC107907826 gene encoding protein indeterminate-domain 12 produces the protein MSNFVQDFEEDEHHSTVISQSSNESPNPIEHPITTSSKKKRNLPGNPDPDAEVVALSPRTLMATNRYICEVCHKGFQRDQNLQLHRRGHNLPWKLKQRTNTEVKKRVYVCPEPNCVHHHPSRALGDLTGIKKHFCRKHGEKKWKCDKCSKRYAVQSDWKAHAKICGTREYRCDCGTIFSRKDSFVTHRAFCDALTEENYKVNRNHGAIGGSILQKQADETMSISDNTKMNLSIGNESTDNSQRLLSLKSTGIVNISSNLDQIFNPTTSLASTLAIGSAYTSATALLQKAAQMGAKISDNTIAPILLRGFTGYSTSNMNSSGSVQDGSNGAGTNGLYVGEETSHNPLAPTALFDSHFLQAENGKAANLLGQVYMEGGQKLTVDFLGMKPTGHQNVDNERNYDGNIMNLGYSNAQEGLNNLRANW, from the exons ATGTCAAACTTTGTTCaagattttgaagaagatgaacatcaCAGCACTGTCATCTCACAGTCGTCTAATGAGAGTCCCAATCCTATTGAACATCCTATCACCACAAGTTCAAAGAAGAAAAGGAATCTTCCAGGGAATCCAG ATCCTGATGCGGAGGTGGTAGCACTGTCTCCTAGGACGCTAATGGCAACCAACAGGTACATATGTGAGGTGTGTCATAAAGGATTTCAACGAGATCAGAACCTTCAGCTGCATAGAAGAGGGCATAACTTGCCTTGGAAACTAAAGCAACGAACAAATACAGAGGTTAAGAAAAGGGTTTATGTATGTCCTGAGCCGAATTGTGTTCATCATCATCCGAGCCGGGCTTTAGGCGACTTGACTGGCATTAAGAAGCATTTCTGCAGGAAGCATGgagaaaagaaatggaaatgtgaTAAGTGCTCTAAAAGATATGCTGTCCAATCGGATTGGAAGGCACACGCCAAGATCTGTGGCACCCGAGAATATCGTTGCGACTGTGGCACAATTTTTTCGAG GAAGGACAGCTTCGTCACACATAGAGCCTTCTGCGATGCATTAACAGAGGAAAATTACAAGGTGAACCGTAACCATGGTGCCATTGGAGGATCAATTTTGCAGAAGCAAGCAGACGAGACAATGTCCATTTCTGACAACACAAAGATGAATCTGTCGATTGGTAATGAGAGCACGGACAACTCACAGAGGCTATTGTCTTTGAAGTCGACTGGGATCGTGAATATCTCCAGCAATTTGGATCAAATTTTCAATCCAACAACATCCCTGGCTTCTACACTTGCGATAGGGTCTGCTTATACATCTGCAACAGCCCTGTTACAGAAAGCTGCACAAATGGGCGCTAAGATCAGTGATAATACAATCGCCCCAATCCTACTCAGAGGTTTTACTGGATATTCAACCAGTAACATGAACTCATCTGGCTCAGTCCAGGACGGTTCGAATGGCGCCGGTACCAATGGTTTGTATGTGGGAGAAGAAACATCTCACAATCCTCTTGCTCCAACTGCGTTGTTCGACTCTCATTTTCTACAGGCAGAGAATGGAAAAGCTGCAAATCTGTTGGGACAAGTGTACATGGAAGGTGGACAAAAACTTACAGTTGATTTCTTAGGTATGAAACCAACAGGGCATCAGAATGTGGATAACGAAAGAAACTATGACGGAAACATAATGAACTTGGGCTACTCCAACGCGCAGGAAGGGCTGAACAATTTACGTGCTAACTGGTAA